From Triticum aestivum cultivar Chinese Spring chromosome 4A, IWGSC CS RefSeq v2.1, whole genome shotgun sequence, a single genomic window includes:
- the LOC123084919 gene encoding cyclin-B1-2 isoform X1 — translation MASGGSLMTKKELGETHDVLRFGANDSVRGDLAPAHPVQATIHKEAKFWDEKKKFGTEAIYGSAFNIRRDLDAQILSRAMKFTGTTPSRVKKIHFQWSQYSLEFHFDDCQGQAHQRMDCGSMSKGTILDRQMSGLLLMQLLLLLINLSFHSLLLG, via the exons atggcgagcggcggcagTCTGATGACGAAGAAGGAGCTCGGCGAGACCCACGACGTCCTCCGCTTTGGCGCCAACGACAGCGTCCGCGGCGACCTCGCGCCGGCGCACCCCGTCCAGGCCACCATCCACAAG GAGGCCAAGTTCTGGGACGAGAAGAAGAAGTTTGGGACCGAGGCCATCTACGGATCGGCCTTCAACATCCGCAGGGATCTCGACGCCCAGATCCTCTCCAG AGCCATGAAGTTTACAGGCACTACTCCCAGCAGGGTTAAGAAAATCCATTTTCAATGGAGTCAATATTCTTTAGAATTTCATTTTGATGACTGTCAGGGTCAGGCGCACCAAAGGATGGACTGTGGTTCCATGTCCAAAGGGACAATACTGGACCGGCAGATGAGCGGGCTCTTGCTGATGCAACTCCTTCTGCTGCTCATCAACCTGTCGTTTCATTCTCTCCTCCTCGGCTAG
- the LOC123084919 gene encoding cyclin-B1-2 isoform X2, which yields MASGGSLMTKKELGETHDVLRFGANDSVRGDLAPAHPVQATIHKEAKFWDEKKKFGTEAIYGSAFNIRRDLDAQILSSVCTVVGGGRFAAPEQLCRVAGGRRFAAPEQLCSVAGGRRAALLVVLGVRLR from the exons atggcgagcggcggcagTCTGATGACGAAGAAGGAGCTCGGCGAGACCCACGACGTCCTCCGCTTTGGCGCCAACGACAGCGTCCGCGGCGACCTCGCGCCGGCGCACCCCGTCCAGGCCACCATCCACAAG GAGGCCAAGTTCTGGGACGAGAAGAAGAAGTTTGGGACCGAGGCCATCTACGGATCGGCCTTCAACATCCGCAGGGATCTCGACGCCCAGATCCTCTCCAG TGTTTGCACTGTGGTGGGTGGTGGTCGATTCGCAGCACCGGAGCAGTTGTGCAGGGTCGCGGGTGGTCGTCGATTCGCAGCACCAGAGCAGTTGTGCAGCGTCGCGGGCGGTCGTCGTGCAGCGTTGCTGGTGGTTCTCGGTGTCAGGCTACGTTGA
- the LOC123084919 gene encoding cyclin-B1-2 isoform X3, translated as MASGGSLMTKKELGETHDVLRFGANDSVRGDLAPAHPVQATIHKEAKFWDEKKKFGTEAIYGSAFNIRRDLDAQILSSIDGERWYGAPRVGSKGSRRCMAVCCSAVWLEDGGSRLCSSLGR; from the exons atggcgagcggcggcagTCTGATGACGAAGAAGGAGCTCGGCGAGACCCACGACGTCCTCCGCTTTGGCGCCAACGACAGCGTCCGCGGCGACCTCGCGCCGGCGCACCCCGTCCAGGCCACCATCCACAAG GAGGCCAAGTTCTGGGACGAGAAGAAGAAGTTTGGGACCGAGGCCATCTACGGATCGGCCTTCAACATCCGCAGGGATCTCGACGCCCAGATCCTCTCCAG TATTGACGGCGAACGGTGGTATGGTGCTCCACGGGTTGGCTCGAAGGGAAGCCGTCGGTGCATGGCGGTGTGCTGCTCGGCAGTGTGGTTAGAGGACGGTGGCTCGAGGTTGTGTTCGTCGCTGGGCAGGTGA
- the LOC123081664 gene encoding uncharacterized protein yields the protein MAQSDSRAAGLEDTIVFTLHMSIEFDERRAWSQEGWIMRLLESSQCVEPPNGAAVFGNGHVTDRARGTSSWPDATRDVGSDKKDCNIGSTVDRMVSFGRGRGVCAEIENKAAVQTLLLNQFKLSVSSLCSFLLAEPMFPHEPQKHPISPLTHCRNTFRRPHVLHTSPDLLLQVFHLRLCDEADRIARNQKMNNGIEETKVVAAAMRNEGWVRWSAGWDAVARRGSAFGGKRWGNEFYLCVGVSCMLTGQCVSLFCTYSVATSDQSWKLNVYCSKLLKRSGVLLYGPPGTGKTLLVKAVATECSLNFLSVKGPELTNVYVGESERNIRDIF from the exons ATGGCTCAGTCGGACTCAAGAGCAGCTGGACTAGAGGACACCATCGTCTTCACATTGCATATGTCTATTGAATTTGATGAGCGAAGGGCATGGAGCCAAGAAGGTTGGATCATGCGGTTGTTAGAATCCTCGCAGTGTGTTGAACCTCCCAATGGAGCTGCTGTGTTCGGCAATGGCCATGTGACGGACAGAGCGAGAGGCACATCATCATGGCCAGACGCAACAAGGGATG TTGGCTCGGATAAAAAGGATTGCAACATTGGTAGTACTGTTGATAGGATGGTTAGTTTTGGAAGGGGAAGGGGAGTATGCGCAGAGATTGAAAACAAGGCTGCAGTGCAAACACTCTTGCTCAACCAATTTAAGCTCAGTGTCAGCTCTTTGTGCTCTTTCCTTCTTGCTGAACCAATGTTTCCTCATGAG CCCCAGAAGCATCCAATCTCGCCTCTGACGCATTGCCGGAACACCTTCCGCCGTCCGCACGTGCTCCACACTTCGCCGGACCTTCTTCTGCAGGTTTTCCATTTGAG GCTATGCGATGAAGCTGATAGAATTGCTAGAAATCAGAAGATGAACAATGGAATA GAGGAGACAAAAGTTGTTGCGGCTGCCATGCGCAATGAAGGATGGGTACGATGGTCAGCGGGATGGGATGCAGTGGCTCGCAGGGGCAGCGCCTTCGGCGGCAAGCGCTGGGGCAATGAATTCTACTTATGCGTTGGAGTCAGTTGCATGCTAACTGGACAATGCGTTAGCTTGTTCTGTACTTACTCTGTAGCTACCAGTGATCAAAGTTGGAAGCTCAAT GTGTACTGCTCTAAATTGCTTAAGCGATCAGGTGTCCTGCTATATGGACCTCCAGGCACTGGGAAG ACATTACTTGTGAAAGCAGTAGCAACTGAGTGCTCATTAAACTTTCTTAGCGTAAAAGGTCCAGAACTGACAAACGTGTATGTTGGAGAGTCAGAGAGGAATATCAGGGACATCTTTTAG